A stretch of the Streptococcus suis genome encodes the following:
- a CDS encoding ComF family protein has translation MSNCLLCSQNLKNQIKFSEIFIFCRKKSGICSDCSTSFEAISEKHCPYCYKNGIIERCTDCQYWLSKGMSVSHTALFKYNKAMANYFSKYKFQGDYILRNIFAKEIKIALGQFPGYTIVPIPISENRKEERGFNQVEGILTAANISYELLLGKQDSKKQSSQNRKERLEMHQQFFLQDEKNIPDKILLIDDIYTTGSTLQSAKHTIMKTGKKEIKTFSLAR, from the coding sequence ATGTCTAATTGTTTGCTCTGTTCCCAGAACCTGAAAAACCAGATAAAATTTTCGGAAATATTCATTTTTTGTAGAAAAAAATCAGGTATCTGCTCAGATTGTTCAACATCTTTTGAAGCAATATCGGAAAAACATTGTCCGTATTGCTATAAAAATGGAATTATCGAACGTTGCACGGATTGTCAGTATTGGTTAAGTAAGGGAATGTCGGTTTCCCATACTGCATTATTCAAATACAATAAAGCGATGGCGAATTATTTTAGTAAATACAAATTTCAGGGGGACTATATTTTAAGAAATATTTTTGCAAAAGAGATTAAAATAGCACTAGGTCAATTCCCTGGTTATACAATTGTTCCAATTCCAATTAGCGAAAATCGAAAAGAAGAACGTGGTTTCAATCAAGTAGAAGGGATATTGACCGCAGCTAATATATCCTATGAATTACTTTTGGGAAAACAGGATAGTAAAAAACAATCATCGCAAAATAGGAAGGAGCGTTTAGAGATGCACCAACAGTTTTTTCTCCAAGATGAAAAAAATATCCCCGACAAAATTTTATTGATTGATGATATATACACAACAGGCTCAACATTACAATCAGCAAAACACACGATTATGAAAACAGGAAAGAAAGAAATCAAGACATTTTCACTAGCAAGGTGA
- the recX gene encoding recombination regulator RecX — protein MRITKIEKKKRLYLLELDGQESLYITEDTIVRFMLSKDKEITENELQEIRDFAQFSYGKNIALYFLSFKQRTKKEVLNYLKKYEIKEANAVKIITALEEERWIDDKSYVETYVRQNGLNGDKGPALIRQKLITKGISKSVIDSCLVEVDFSNLIEKVAEKLLRKYQDKLPIRALQDKIVQGLMNKGFTYDLARKTVGQLDISADDNMEADLISKELEKLYRKYSRKYDGYELKQRLIQALARKGFEFDQIQAVLRNYL, from the coding sequence ATGAGAATAACAAAAATTGAAAAGAAAAAAAGACTATATTTATTAGAGCTTGATGGTCAAGAGTCTTTGTATATTACTGAGGATACCATTGTTCGTTTTATGCTAAGTAAGGATAAGGAAATCACAGAAAATGAACTTCAAGAAATTCGTGATTTTGCTCAATTCTCTTATGGAAAAAATATAGCATTATACTTTCTATCTTTCAAACAACGAACAAAAAAAGAAGTGTTGAATTATTTAAAAAAATATGAAATTAAAGAAGCAAATGCTGTAAAGATTATTACCGCGCTAGAAGAAGAGAGATGGATTGATGATAAGAGTTATGTGGAAACCTACGTTCGTCAAAATGGGTTGAATGGTGACAAGGGTCCGGCTCTGATTCGGCAGAAATTAATAACGAAAGGGATTTCTAAATCTGTTATTGATAGTTGTTTAGTTGAGGTAGATTTTTCTAATCTGATTGAAAAGGTTGCTGAAAAATTGCTTAGAAAGTATCAGGATAAATTACCTATTCGAGCTCTGCAGGATAAGATTGTTCAAGGATTAATGAATAAGGGTTTTACCTATGACTTGGCAAGAAAAACGGTTGGTCAGTTAGATATTTCTGCAGATGACAATATGGAAGCCGATTTAATTAGTAAGGAATTAGAGAAACTGTATCGAAAATATAGTCGAAAATATGATGGATATGAGTTGAAGCAACGTTTGATTCAGGCTTTAGCAAGGAAAGGTTTCGAGTTTGATCAGATTCAGGCAGTCCTTAGGAATTATCTGTGA
- the rlmD gene encoding 23S rRNA (uracil(1939)-C(5))-methyltransferase RlmD, translating to MNLKVNQRIPLKIKRMGINGEGIGFYQKTLVFVPGVLKGEEIYCQITSIKRNFVEAKLLKINKQSKFRVTPPCAIYEACGGCQIMHLRYDKQLDFKKDLLQQALKKFKPSGYEQYTIHPTIGMDQPSHYRAKLQFQTRTTKGSVKAGLYAENSHRLIGITDCYVQDQETQRIINSVAELLAKHRIPIYNERKEQGVRTVMVRRASQTGQVQLIFITSCQVNLIKLIDELISQFPSIVTIALNWNRQKTSEVYGEKTEILWGKQAIDEAVLDYEFSLSPRAFYQLNPQQTEVLYNEAVKALDISGDEDLIDAYCGVGTIGFAFARKVKSLRGMDIIPEAIEDAKANARQMGLTNAHYEAGKAEDIIPKWYQEGYHADALIVDPPRTGIDEKLLKTILKYKPSKMVYVSCNVSTLARDLVELTKSYQVEYIQSVDMFPHTARTEAVVKLTKTE from the coding sequence ATGAATCTAAAAGTTAATCAACGAATCCCCTTAAAAATTAAACGAATGGGCATCAATGGAGAAGGAATAGGTTTTTATCAAAAAACGCTTGTCTTTGTTCCCGGTGTTCTTAAAGGTGAAGAAATATATTGTCAAATTACCTCAATCAAACGGAATTTTGTTGAGGCAAAGTTATTGAAAATCAACAAGCAATCCAAATTCCGTGTCACACCACCTTGTGCTATTTATGAAGCCTGTGGCGGTTGCCAAATCATGCACCTCCGCTATGATAAGCAATTGGATTTTAAAAAAGACTTGCTACAGCAAGCACTTAAAAAATTCAAACCTTCTGGCTACGAACAATACACCATCCATCCAACCATTGGAATGGATCAGCCCAGCCACTACCGTGCTAAATTACAATTTCAAACTCGTACTACTAAAGGCAGCGTCAAAGCTGGATTATATGCAGAAAATTCACATCGTCTAATTGGAATTACTGACTGTTATGTCCAGGATCAAGAAACACAGAGAATTATTAACAGTGTTGCGGAACTCCTCGCTAAGCACCGTATCCCAATTTACAACGAACGCAAGGAACAAGGTGTTCGCACTGTCATGGTACGTAGAGCTAGTCAGACGGGACAAGTCCAACTAATTTTTATCACCTCTTGTCAAGTTAATCTAATCAAACTAATTGATGAACTCATCAGTCAGTTTCCAAGTATCGTTACAATAGCCTTAAACTGGAACAGACAAAAAACAAGTGAAGTCTATGGCGAAAAAACTGAAATACTGTGGGGGAAACAAGCTATTGATGAGGCTGTTTTGGACTATGAATTTTCTCTATCACCTCGGGCATTTTACCAATTAAATCCCCAGCAAACCGAAGTACTTTACAATGAAGCAGTAAAAGCCTTGGATATTTCTGGAGACGAAGACCTCATTGATGCCTACTGCGGAGTAGGTACGATTGGCTTTGCCTTTGCCAGAAAAGTCAAATCATTACGTGGTATGGATATTATTCCCGAAGCAATTGAAGATGCAAAAGCAAATGCTAGACAAATGGGCCTAACGAATGCACATTATGAAGCCGGTAAAGCAGAAGACATAATTCCAAAATGGTATCAAGAAGGATATCACGCAGATGCACTCATTGTTGATCCTCCACGGACTGGAATAGACGAAAAACTCCTAAAAACAATCCTTAAGTACAAACCATCAAAAATGGTCTATGTTTCTTGTAATGTTTCAACACTTGCAAGAGACCTGGTTGAATTAACTAAATCCTACCAGGTTGAATATATTCAATCTGTTGACATGTTCCCTCATACCGCTAGAACAGAGGCGGTTGTGAAATTAACAAAAACCGAGTAA
- a CDS encoding GntR family transcriptional regulator, translating into MSINGQEKPLYLQLVDELEVKIRESMVPNEKLFSERELTHLYGVSRITVRLALQELEKRGLVYKKHGKGTYVSEISEPAVDLSQVYSFTEQMKVMGKVPQTIILSFQEIEASEYISQQLMIDIGEHVYELERLRLADGIPMMLERTYIPAYLFDGLTIADLDNTALYEVFSKKYNQFIRMAVEEFYASIALDNEAKLLGVRGNSPVLHLLRKSYNDKNRIIEYTFSIARADQFRYRMVHKPMNEN; encoded by the coding sequence ATGTCAATTAATGGCCAAGAAAAACCACTCTATTTACAATTAGTGGATGAGTTGGAAGTGAAAATTCGAGAAAGCATGGTGCCAAATGAAAAATTGTTTTCGGAGAGAGAATTAACGCATTTATATGGTGTAAGTCGTATTACAGTTCGGCTTGCGTTACAAGAATTAGAAAAACGTGGTTTGGTCTATAAAAAACATGGTAAAGGGACCTATGTTTCGGAAATTTCAGAACCAGCTGTTGATTTATCTCAGGTTTATAGCTTTACCGAGCAAATGAAAGTGATGGGTAAGGTGCCACAAACTATTATTCTTTCATTTCAAGAAATAGAAGCTTCGGAATATATTTCACAGCAGTTGATGATTGATATTGGTGAACATGTTTATGAATTAGAACGACTACGTTTGGCAGATGGTATTCCGATGATGTTGGAGCGCACCTACATTCCTGCCTATTTATTTGATGGCCTAACTATTGCAGATTTGGACAATACAGCATTATACGAGGTATTCTCTAAAAAATATAATCAATTTATTCGAATGGCTGTCGAAGAGTTTTATGCTAGTATTGCCTTGGATAATGAAGCGAAGCTCTTGGGGGTAAGGGGAAACAGCCCTGTCCTTCATTTGTTACGAAAATCATACAATGATAAGAATCGTATTATTGAGTATACGTTTAGCATTGCGAGGGCTGACCAATTTCGGTATCGGATGGTTCATAAGCCAATGAATGAGAACTAA
- the raiA gene encoding ribosome-associated translation inhibitor RaiA: protein MIKFSIRGENLEVTDALRTYVEEKVAKIEKYFTEEQELNAKVNLKVYRDKRSKVEVTIPLGGITLRAEDISQDMYGSIDLVVDKIERQIRRNKTKIERKHRQKVATGQIFTDELVEQVEDEVKVVRTKQVDLKPMDMEEAILQLELLGHDFFIYTDANDGTTNVLYKREDGDLGLLEVR from the coding sequence ATGATTAAATTCAGTATTCGTGGAGAAAACCTTGAAGTGACAGATGCTCTTCGTACTTATGTTGAAGAAAAAGTTGCAAAAATTGAAAAGTATTTCACTGAAGAGCAAGAATTGAATGCAAAAGTAAATCTCAAAGTGTACAGAGATAAACGTTCAAAAGTTGAGGTGACTATTCCCCTTGGAGGTATTACTCTAAGAGCAGAAGATATATCTCAAGATATGTATGGTTCAATTGATTTAGTGGTTGACAAAATTGAACGTCAAATCCGTCGCAATAAAACAAAGATTGAAAGAAAACATCGACAAAAAGTGGCAACTGGTCAAATCTTTACAGATGAATTAGTAGAACAAGTAGAAGATGAAGTAAAAGTTGTTCGTACAAAGCAAGTTGATTTGAAACCAATGGATATGGAAGAAGCAATCTTGCAACTTGAGTTACTCGGTCATGATTTCTTTATCTATACAGATGCAAATGACGGAACAACTAATGTATTGTATAAACGTGAAGATGGTGATTTAGGACTACTTGAAGTTCGCTAA
- a CDS encoding fructose-bisphosphate aldolase → MPLVSAEKFIQAARENGYAVGGFNTNNLEWTQAILRAAEAKQAPVLIQTSMGAAKYMGGYKVARNLIADLIESMNITVPVAIHLDHGHYEDALECIEVGYTSIMFDGSHLPVEENLAKAKEVVELAHAKGISVEAEVGTIGGEEDGIVGSGELAPIEDAVAMVETGIDFLAAGIGNIHGPYPANWEGLDLDHLRKLTEAVPGFPIVLHGGSGIPDEQIQAAIKLGVAKVNVNTECQIAFANATRKFAAAYEANEAEYDKKKLFDPRKFLADGVKAIQASVEERIDVFGSANKA, encoded by the coding sequence ATGCCATTAGTTTCAGCAGAAAAATTTATCCAAGCAGCGCGTGAAAACGGTTATGCAGTTGGTGGATTTAACACAAACAACCTTGAGTGGACTCAAGCTATCTTGCGTGCAGCAGAAGCGAAACAAGCTCCTGTTCTTATCCAAACTTCAATGGGTGCAGCTAAGTACATGGGTGGTTACAAAGTAGCTCGTAACTTGATTGCAGACTTGATTGAATCAATGAACATCACAGTTCCAGTTGCTATTCACCTTGACCATGGTCACTACGAAGATGCTCTTGAATGTATCGAAGTTGGTTATACTTCTATCATGTTTGATGGTTCACACCTTCCAGTAGAAGAAAACCTTGCAAAAGCTAAAGAAGTTGTAGAATTGGCACACGCTAAAGGTATCTCAGTTGAAGCTGAAGTAGGTACTATCGGTGGTGAAGAAGATGGTATCGTTGGTAGCGGTGAATTGGCTCCAATCGAAGATGCAGTAGCAATGGTTGAAACTGGTATTGACTTCTTGGCAGCAGGTATCGGTAACATCCACGGCCCATACCCAGCAAACTGGGAAGGTCTTGATCTTGACCACTTGCGTAAATTGACTGAAGCTGTACCTGGTTTCCCAATCGTATTGCACGGTGGTTCTGGTATTCCAGATGAGCAAATCCAAGCAGCAATCAAATTGGGTGTTGCTAAAGTTAACGTTAATACTGAGTGCCAAATCGCATTCGCAAACGCAACTCGTAAATTTGCAGCAGCTTATGAAGCAAACGAAGCAGAATACGATAAGAAAAAACTCTTTGACCCACGTAAATTCTTGGCAGACGGCGTGAAAGCTATCCAAGCTTCTGTTGAAGAACGTATTGACGTATTCGGTTCAGCAAACAAAGCTTAA
- a CDS encoding PTS mannose/fructose/sorbose transporter subunit IIB → MAIIATRIDGRLIHGQVANLWTTKLNISRIMVIDDAVAQSDFEKQGLKLACPPGVKLSILPIDKAANNIKEGKYDTQRLLIAARRPENFLRLVEYGVSLPEHNVGNMSQTPETRSVTRSINVVDKDIADFDALAAKGVKLFAQMVPGDSPKGFMLLLDKVR, encoded by the coding sequence ATGGCAATTATTGCTACACGTATCGATGGTCGTTTGATTCATGGTCAAGTTGCTAACTTATGGACGACTAAATTGAATATTAGTCGTATTATGGTAATTGATGACGCAGTTGCTCAAAGCGACTTTGAAAAACAAGGATTGAAGTTGGCTTGTCCTCCAGGGGTAAAACTTTCTATTTTACCGATTGATAAAGCTGCAAATAATATTAAAGAAGGAAAATATGATACTCAACGCTTGCTTATTGCAGCACGTCGTCCTGAAAATTTCCTTCGCCTAGTGGAGTATGGTGTAAGCCTTCCTGAACATAACGTTGGGAATATGTCTCAGACTCCTGAAACACGGTCTGTCACACGTTCAATCAATGTGGTAGATAAAGATATTGCAGATTTTGATGCATTGGCAGCTAAGGGTGTGAAGCTCTTCGCTCAAATGGTTCCTGGCGATTCACCTAAAGGCTTTATGCTATTATTGGATAAGGTTAGATAA
- a CDS encoding DUF402 domain-containing protein produces the protein MKLPREGDFITIQSYKHDGKIHRTWRDTMVLKTTEHAIIGVNNHTLVTENDGRRWVTREPAIVYFHKKYWFNIIAMIRENGVSYYCNLASPFVLDNEALKYIDYDLDVKVFADGEKRLLDVDEYERHRKDMKYSDDIDYILKENVKILVDWINHQRGPFSPAYVNIWYKRYLELRSR, from the coding sequence GTGAAATTACCAAGAGAAGGTGACTTTATTACAATTCAAAGTTATAAGCATGACGGAAAAATCCATCGCACTTGGCGTGATACCATGGTATTAAAGACAACAGAACATGCAATCATTGGAGTCAATAATCATACTTTAGTGACAGAAAATGATGGCAGACGTTGGGTAACAAGAGAACCAGCTATCGTATATTTTCATAAAAAATACTGGTTTAATATCATTGCAATGATTCGTGAAAATGGTGTATCTTATTATTGTAATCTTGCTAGTCCGTTTGTATTAGACAACGAAGCACTCAAATATATTGATTATGATTTGGATGTGAAAGTCTTTGCAGATGGTGAAAAAAGATTACTTGATGTGGATGAATATGAACGACATCGCAAGGATATGAAGTATTCAGATGATATTGATTATATTTTGAAGGAAAATGTAAAAATATTGGTTGATTGGATTAATCATCAACGTGGGCCATTCTCTCCTGCCTATGTAAATATCTGGTATAAGCGCTATTTAGAACTGAGAAGTCGATAA
- a CDS encoding DNA/RNA helicase, whose translation MNELENYHGRLFTKYQLTSEERKKAKTISSVVGKNSCFRCGTSFEEENKLPNAAYYCRACLLLGRVRTDEKLYYFPQKDFSMNACLLWKGALTDWQQRISDGLVANVEKRQATLVHAVTGAGKTEMMYHAVASLINKGGAVCLASPRIDVCIELYKRLQNDFSVPISLLHGKSDPYFRTPLVVATTHQLLKFYQAFDLVLIDEVDAFPYADNPILYRAADNAVKVDGVLVFLTATSTDELDKKVKSGKLQKLSLPRRFHGNPLVVPKKVWFSKFDTYLKKNKLVPKLRNAIQKQRETGYPLLIFVPEISKGLEFATIMEQIFPEETIGFVSSQTDNRLEIVEGFRNKEITILISTTILERGVTFPGVDVIVVQANHYLYTSSSLVQISGRVGRSMDRPTGLLLFFHEGSTRSIEKAIAEIKQMNKEAGYV comes from the coding sequence ATGAATGAACTAGAGAATTACCATGGAAGACTTTTTACTAAATACCAATTAACGTCAGAAGAAAGAAAAAAAGCAAAAACAATTTCCAGTGTAGTAGGAAAGAATTCTTGTTTCCGATGCGGTACATCGTTTGAGGAAGAAAACAAGCTGCCAAATGCTGCGTATTATTGTCGGGCTTGTCTCCTTTTGGGGAGAGTTCGAACAGATGAGAAACTCTACTATTTTCCACAGAAAGATTTTTCAATGAATGCTTGTCTTCTGTGGAAGGGGGCGCTGACCGATTGGCAACAACGAATATCAGATGGACTAGTTGCGAATGTGGAAAAACGGCAAGCAACTCTTGTTCATGCTGTAACAGGTGCGGGCAAAACGGAAATGATGTACCATGCTGTTGCATCACTAATTAATAAAGGAGGTGCTGTATGTCTAGCCAGTCCAAGAATTGATGTTTGTATTGAACTCTACAAGCGACTACAAAATGATTTTTCGGTCCCAATTAGTCTGCTACATGGGAAATCAGACCCATATTTCAGAACGCCACTCGTTGTTGCGACCACTCATCAGTTGTTAAAGTTCTACCAGGCATTTGATTTGGTCTTGATCGATGAAGTAGATGCTTTCCCCTATGCAGACAACCCTATATTATATCGAGCAGCAGATAATGCAGTTAAAGTAGACGGTGTTTTAGTATTTTTAACAGCAACCTCTACGGATGAATTAGATAAAAAAGTCAAATCAGGTAAATTGCAAAAACTCAGTCTCCCTAGACGTTTTCATGGAAATCCGCTTGTGGTTCCGAAAAAGGTCTGGTTTTCCAAATTCGATACATATTTGAAGAAAAATAAATTAGTTCCAAAACTCAGAAATGCCATTCAAAAGCAAAGAGAAACAGGCTATCCATTACTTATTTTTGTACCAGAAATTTCGAAAGGATTGGAATTTGCAACCATAATGGAACAAATCTTTCCAGAAGAAACAATTGGTTTTGTATCGAGTCAGACAGACAATCGGCTTGAAATAGTGGAAGGATTTCGCAACAAAGAAATTACAATTTTAATTTCTACTACAATCTTAGAGCGTGGTGTAACATTCCCAGGAGTAGATGTCATTGTTGTTCAAGCCAATCACTACTTATACACGTCATCGAGTCTCGTGCAAATTTCAGGTCGGGTCGGAAGAAGTATGGACCGTCCGACGGGCTTACTTCTGTTTTTTCATGAAGGAAGTACGCGGTCAATTGAAAAGGCAATTGCAGAAATCAAACAAATGAATAAGGAGGCAGGTTATGTCTAA
- the ilvD gene encoding dihydroxy-acid dehydratase → MRSDMIKIGIDKAPARGLLYATGQVKSAKDFQKPFIAICNSYIDIVPGHVHLRELADVAKEAIREAGGIPFEFNTIGVDDGIAMGHIGMRYSLPSRELIADAAETVINAHWFDGVFYIPNCDKITPGMILAAMRTNVPAVFCSGGPMKGGVDMTGHHASLSSLFEAVGSYQAGEMSEQEFEFLEKNACPTCGSCSGMFTANSMNCLMEVLGLALPGNGTILAVSDERRELVRQAAKYLMENIKKNIKPRDIVTKEAIDDAFALDMAMGGSTNTVLHTLAIAREAGIPYDLKDINEIAEKTPYLSKLSPSSAYTMHDVHEAGGVSAIINQLIKNGSIKGDRITVTGRTLKENVSGCEIKNEEVIHPLDHPYSPVGGLSILYGNIAQDGSVIKVGGVDPSVKTFKGEALCFDSQDEALEAIDNGTVQKGHVVVIRYEGPQGGPGMPEMLAPTSKIVGRGLGKDVALITDGRFSGATRGIAIGHVSPEAAAGGNIALIEDGDEIAIDLINRTIDVLVDDEVLAERRRHLKSFKPKIASGWLRRYTRFASSANFGGSMMTDEEFAERQAER, encoded by the coding sequence ATGAGAAGTGATATGATAAAAATCGGGATTGATAAGGCTCCTGCGCGTGGCTTATTATACGCGACAGGACAAGTGAAGTCTGCAAAGGATTTTCAAAAACCCTTTATTGCGATTTGCAATTCCTACATCGATATTGTACCTGGACATGTACATTTGAGAGAGTTGGCGGATGTGGCAAAAGAAGCGATAAGGGAAGCTGGTGGGATTCCGTTTGAGTTTAACACCATTGGAGTTGATGACGGTATTGCCATGGGGCACATTGGAATGAGATATAGTTTGCCTTCAAGGGAATTGATAGCAGATGCGGCTGAAACAGTCATCAATGCGCATTGGTTTGATGGAGTTTTTTATATTCCAAACTGCGATAAGATTACCCCTGGAATGATTTTAGCAGCTATGCGAACCAATGTTCCGGCAGTATTTTGTTCTGGAGGACCTATGAAGGGTGGTGTCGATATGACAGGGCATCATGCCAGCCTTTCTAGTCTATTTGAGGCAGTTGGTAGCTACCAAGCTGGGGAAATGTCAGAACAGGAGTTTGAATTTCTAGAAAAAAATGCTTGTCCGACTTGCGGTTCTTGTTCGGGAATGTTTACAGCCAATTCAATGAATTGTTTGATGGAGGTATTGGGACTTGCATTGCCAGGGAATGGTACAATTCTTGCAGTGTCGGATGAACGACGAGAACTTGTTCGCCAAGCTGCCAAATACTTAATGGAAAATATTAAAAAGAATATTAAACCTAGAGACATTGTAACGAAAGAAGCAATAGATGATGCGTTTGCTTTGGATATGGCAATGGGAGGGTCAACGAATACAGTATTACACACGCTAGCCATTGCCAGAGAAGCTGGGATTCCCTATGATTTGAAAGATATTAATGAAATCGCTGAAAAAACACCTTACCTCTCTAAATTATCTCCGTCATCAGCTTACACTATGCATGATGTACATGAGGCGGGAGGGGTTTCAGCGATTATCAATCAATTGATTAAGAATGGTTCTATCAAAGGGGATCGCATAACTGTAACCGGTAGAACTTTGAAAGAGAATGTTTCAGGTTGTGAGATTAAGAATGAAGAGGTTATTCATCCATTAGATCATCCATACTCACCAGTTGGTGGCTTATCCATTCTTTATGGGAATATTGCCCAAGATGGTTCCGTTATTAAGGTAGGTGGGGTAGACCCTTCTGTAAAAACATTTAAAGGTGAGGCTCTTTGCTTTGATTCTCAAGATGAAGCGCTTGAGGCAATTGATAATGGTACAGTTCAGAAAGGTCATGTTGTTGTGATTCGTTACGAGGGGCCACAAGGCGGACCTGGGATGCCAGAAATGTTAGCTCCTACTTCAAAAATTGTCGGTCGAGGTTTGGGGAAAGATGTTGCACTTATAACGGATGGTCGTTTCTCTGGTGCAACTAGAGGGATTGCGATTGGTCACGTCTCTCCAGAGGCAGCTGCTGGTGGAAATATTGCTTTGATAGAGGATGGAGATGAGATAGCGATTGATTTGATCAATCGCACGATAGATGTTCTTGTGGATGATGAAGTACTTGCTGAACGTCGTCGTCACTTAAAATCATTCAAGCCTAAAATAGCAAGTGGTTGGCTGCGTCGTTATACACGTTTTGCTTCTTCGGCCAACTTTGGTGGTTCGATGATGACCGATGAGGAGTTTGCAGAACGCCAAGCAGAGCGCTAG
- a CDS encoding GntR family transcriptional regulator, whose translation MKVPKYQLIQNSLRQQIISGKFENGDKFYTEAELTKLYNVSSITVIRAVNELVKDGYLIRQQGKGTFVSRSRKGRLVEFSDVEIFPLENEQVIVLACQKGNDTRILEKLNLDKNDYYYKIVRIRKADGIPFIYHNSYIPQRYIQTPDAPLEHFQSIYQRLKIDFNIHMFEEPFVETNEVSFPTPVEIAEGLETDPNQPTILQNKLTTNSASGEIIEYTETYKHWKYYKFEISANNR comes from the coding sequence ATGAAAGTCCCTAAATATCAACTAATCCAGAATAGTCTTCGTCAACAAATCATTTCGGGAAAATTTGAAAATGGTGATAAATTTTATACAGAAGCGGAATTAACGAAGTTATACAATGTAAGTTCAATTACTGTTATTCGGGCTGTCAATGAGTTAGTTAAAGATGGTTATTTAATTCGCCAACAAGGGAAGGGTACGTTTGTTTCCCGTTCGCGTAAGGGCCGTTTGGTTGAATTTTCAGATGTTGAAATTTTCCCACTTGAAAATGAGCAAGTAATTGTTCTTGCTTGTCAGAAGGGAAATGATACACGAATTCTCGAGAAATTGAACTTAGATAAGAATGACTACTATTATAAAATCGTTCGTATTCGTAAAGCCGACGGAATTCCATTTATTTATCATAATTCTTATATACCTCAACGTTATATTCAAACGCCTGATGCTCCCCTTGAACATTTCCAATCGATCTATCAGCGTCTAAAAATTGATTTTAATATCCACATGTTCGAAGAACCCTTTGTTGAAACAAACGAAGTAAGCTTCCCAACACCCGTGGAAATTGCTGAGGGGTTAGAAACTGATCCAAATCAACCAACTATTTTGCAGAATAAATTGACAACCAATAGTGCTAGTGGAGAAATTATCGAATATACTGAAACTTATAAACATTGGAAATACTATAAATTTGAAATCTCAGCGAATAACCGATAA